In Hyphomicrobium denitrificans ATCC 51888, the DNA window CAGCACACTGAACTAAAGAGCAATTCGTCGAGGCCCCTGCGCCACGTATATCAAGCAGAAAAAATCAAAAAATGTTGGTAGGAAAGCCTGGGAGCTCAAACATGCCGCTATCACGTATAGCGATGGCTGCGGCCATCGTATTGGCTGGTGCGACACTCGCCGACAAAACCGCGTTTGCTCACGGCGACGTCACGCCGCAACCGATCGATGCCTCCGAGCTGAAGCAACTCGGCAAAGAATGGCTCAGCGAGAACCCGTATCGCGGAGATCCGAAAGCCATCGCCATCGGGGCTTCCGGATACAACCAGAACTGCGCCCGCTGCCACGGACTCGAGGCGATTTCCGGCGGTATCGCGCCGGATTTGCGCTACCTCGAGTTAGGCAAGACCGGCGACGAATGGTTCCTCGAGCGCATTCGTCACGGCAAGAAAAATTCCGAAGGCACGACAATCATGCCTGCGTTCGAAGGCGTGTTTTCGCAGGAAGCCATGTGGGCGATCCGCGCTTTTCTCGAGTCCAAGCACGAAGAGTAAGAGTGCCATATGCCTGCCAATTCCACATTTCGGTCAGCCATTCGATTGGCGTGCGCTTTGGGACTCGCGATCGGAATGCTGACGGGAGGAGCTGCCGCACGACCTCTGGATGAGGTCGTCGGCAGCGGCATTCTCCGGGTCATCGCGTATCTCGACAATGCACCGTTTTCCTGGGACGACAACGGGACGCCGCGGGGTATCGATGTCGATATTGCCGGAGCCGTCGCGGGTGAACTCGGCGTGAAGCCCGAAGTCGTTCTCCGCATGCCAGGCGAGAAGGGCGACGATGATCTCCGGGTCAACGTGTGGAAGGGACCTCTGACCGGCGGCGGCGTCGGCGATCTGATGATGCACGTGCCGATCGATCGCGAGTTTGCCGCCCGTAACCCCGAAGCGGTGCTCGGAAATCCCTACTTTCAAGAGCGTATCGCGCTCGCCATCGACAGTGATCGCACCGGCTCCGATCCGTCGTTCGATATCTTCAAGAAAATCAAGATCGGCGTGCAGCTCGGAACCGTCTCCGATTATTTCCTGATGCGCTACGACGATGGGGCGTTGATCGACAACATCGTCCATCACGTGCGCGCGGAAGACGGAGCCAAGGAATTCAAGAGCAAGGACATCGCTGCTCTCATGGGACAGCGCGCGCGCATCGAGGCTTTGCTGCACGACATCGGCGTCAAGCCGCGTATCGCCGAGCCCAAGATGGATGGCATCGTGCGCGACCAATGGGTCGTCGGCATGGCCTGGAAGGAAAACAGCCGCGATCTGGGATATGCGGTGCAAGCCGCGCTCGACAAGCTGAAGGCAAACGGCAAGCTTGCCGAGATTTTCAGATCCTACGGCGTCACGTATATTGAGCCGCCGATCGACGACGGCGTGTCCAACCAGCAGAACTGAATAGCGACGCTCACATATGAGGACTTCGTCCCGTCATATCATTCGGCTGGCATCGTTGATGCTGCTGACCGCATCGCCGGCGCGGGCCGAGCCTCCCAAAGATGTCTTCAATTCTCCGATGTGGGAGACGCTGTCCGAACGGTACTTCGGGCAGGACAAGGTCGTATTCGATGATCGCGTAAAGGTCGGCGTGCCGCCTATCGTCGAGAACCAGGCGCAGGTGCCAGTCACGGCGGACGCGCGCATGCTCGACGGCGTCAAGAAGCTCATCGTGTTCGCCGATCTCAATCCGATCCAGCTTGCGTTGGAACTCGAGCCGATCCAGGCGAAAGCGTTTGTCGCGTTCCGCATGAAGATCGAACAGGCGACGCCGGTTCGTGCGGCGGCGTTGACCGAGGACGGTGTCTGGCACGTCGGCGGAATGTTTCTGGATGCAGCGGGCGGAGGCTGCACGGCGCCGCCGAAGGCGAATGGCGGCGTTTCCTGGTACGACACGCTGGGCGAAACGCAGGGGCGTCTGTGGCAGGAGAAAGACGGCAGCGTGCGTGCGCGTTTCCGGATCAGTCATCCGATGGATACGGGGCTCGGGCAGGACAACACGCCCGCGTATTATATCGAAAAGGTCGAAGCGAAAGGGACTGCGGGCGTCACGCTGGCGCGGCTCTCGATGTACGAGCCCGTCAGCCAAAACCCGACGATCACGCTCGTGGTCGATCTCGGCCGCGACGGAAAGGGTGTCGATATCGATAGCCGTGACAACAACGGTAAGATTTACCGCGCCAGCTTGCTTGCGCCCTGGCGCCAAAGCCAAAGCGACCAACGCGAAGGGGCATTGAACGCCCCATGAAGCCGCTGCTGACTCGTCGTCAATCGCTTTTGCTCGGTGGCAGTGCCTTGTCGCTGTTCTGCTGTTGTCCGCCTGGCCGGGCAGAGCCTCATCGCTATGAACTCACGCCAAAGAAATTGACCGACGGCGTGTGGGTCACGCGCGGCTCTGACGAAGCGATCAATGAGCGGAACGGCGGCGCCATCGCCAACGTCGCAATTCTCGACTCATCAGAAGGCGCGATCCTGATCGATACCGGCCCGTCGCGCCGGTTTGGCGAAGCCCTGATGACGCTCGCCAAGGAGCTGACCGGCAAGCCCATCGCCCGCGTTTATCTCACGCATTTTCATCCCGATCATATGTTCGGGAATCAGGCCTTCGATCCGGCGAAGCTCGCGGCGACCAAGGGCACGATCGACGGCATGAAGGAATACGGAAATGCATTTTCCGATTCCATGTATCGCGCGGCCGGCGACTGGATGCGCGGCACGGAACTTGTTTTGCCGCAAGCGGTCGTCGAAGGCGCGCCGGAAGACATCGGCAACCGCCGCTTGCGGCCGCTGCTGATGCGCGGCCACACACCGTCGGATCTTGCTCTTTTCGACGAAAAGACAGGGATCTTGTTCGCTGGCGATCTTGTGTTTCTGGATCGCGCTCCAACGACGCCGCACGCCGATATCGAACGCTGGCGGATGAGCCTGGCAAACCTTTCGGCGATCCCGAGCGCAATGATCGTGCCGGGGCATGGGCCGGTCGAAAGCAGTGTGCGGGGAGTCGAGCAAACGTCGCGCTGGCTTGAAACGATATCGCACATGATCGGCGACGCGTTCGAACGCGGGCTCGATATCTCGGAAGCGATCACTCTTCCGCTTCCCGATTGGACCAAGAGCATCGCGCTCGCACGCTACGAGTACGAGCGTTCGGTGATGCATCTCTATCCGCAATTCGAGGCCGCGCGCTGGCCGAGAATCGACGAACGCGGATGACATTTGTCAAAGGTGCCACTTTAGGCGAATAGACCAATTACCAATTAATCAGCGCACGTCTCCGAGGTAGTTTGCCCCCGCTTTCTTCCCAAATTTCCCAGAATTTGAAGCGGAATAATAATCCGTACAGGGAAGAAGGCCTGGAAACGCAAACCCAAAAGGGACCTGCAATGAAAACCTGGAGATGGTTGGCGACGACGAGCGCCTTCGCGCTGTCGTTGGGCATATCGACAGTCGCTCGCGCCGATGTTTCGATCGAAGATATCGTCAACGATGCGAAGACCACACAAGACGTCGTGACTTCCGGTCTCGGCGGACAGGGCCAACGCTACAGCCCGCTCAATCAAATCAATAAAGACAACGTCTCGAACCTGGTTCCCGCCTGGGCGATGTCGCTCGGCGGCGAAAAAATGCGCGGTCAGGAATCGCAGCCGCTGGTCAAAGACGGCGTCATGTACGTTACCGGTTCGTACAGCCGCATCTGGGCGATCGATATCAAAACCGGTCACGAAATCTGGGAATACAATGCGCGGCTTCCGGAAGGAATTCTTCCATGCTGCGACGTCGTCAATCGCGGTGCTGCGCTCATCGGCGACAAGGTGATTTTCGGCACGCTGGACGCCAAGCTGGTCGCGCTCAACCAGAAGACCGGCAAGGTCGTCTGGACGAAAGAGATCGACGACTTCAAGGGCGGCTATTCCTATACGGCGCCGCCGTTGATCGTTCCTTCGAAGGCGTTCGGACCTCTGGTCGTCACGGGCGTATCTGGCGGTGAATTCGGCATCGTCGGCCGCATCGATGCGCGCAAGGCGGACAACGGCGAACTCGTCTGGACGCGTCCGACGATCGAAGGCCACATGGGCACGCTCAACGGCGCCGAGTCGACCATGACGGGCAACAAGAACGAAACCTGGAAGGGCGATCTCTGGAAGACGGGCGGCGGCGCGACGTGGCTCGGCGGAACCTATGACTCCGAGACGAACACGATCTTCATCGGTTCGGGCAACCCTGCGCCGTGGAACAGCCACATGCGCCCCGGCGACAATCGCTGGTCGTGCTCGCGGCTTGCGATCGATCCCGAGACCGGCAATATCAAATGGGGCTTCCAGACGACGCCGAACGACGGCTGGGACTTCGACGGCGTGAACGAAGTCGTGTCGTTCGATCTCGATGGCACGAAGGCGGTCGCGACGGCGGACCGCAACGGCTTCTTCTATGTGCTCAACCGCGAGAACGGCAAATTCATCCGTGGCTTCCCGTTCGTCGAGAAGATCACGTGGGCGAGCGGTCTCGATGAAAACGGCCGTCCGAAGTTCGTTGCGGACAACCGTCCGGGCGATCCCAAGGATGCCAAGGACGGCAAGCAGGGCAAGTCGGTCTTCGCCGTGCCGAGCTTCCTCGGCGGCAAGAACCAGCAGCCGATGGCGTACAGCCCGGACACGAAGCTGTTCTATGTTCCCGCCAACGAGTGGGGCATGGACATTCACAACGAGCCGGTGACGTACAAGAAGGGCGCCGCGTATCTCGGTGCCGGCTTCACGATCAAACGGATCTTCGAAGATCATATCGGCTCGTTGAAGGCCGTCGATCCGGCTTCGGGCAAGATCGTCTGGCAGATCAACAACAATGCTCCTCTGTGGGGCGGCGTTCTGACAACCGGCGGCGGTCTCGTCGTCTATGGAACGCCGGAAGGCGATCTGAAGATTGTCGACGACAAGACCGGCAAGGAGCTTTGGCACTTCAACACGGGCTCGGGCATCGTTGCACCGCCGATCACCTGGGAACAGGACGGCGAGCAGATGATCTCGGTCATCTCGGGTTGGGGCGGCGCGGTTCCGCTCTGGGGCGGCGAAGTTGCCAAAACCATTCAGCACTTGAACCAGGGCGGAATGGTCTGGACCTTCAAGCTGCCGAAGAAGACAGCATCGAACTAAACTCTCCAAAGCCACGCATGCACTCAGAAGGCAAGTCTTCGGACTTGCCTTTTTCGCATGCGGGTTGGACAAGCGATGATGCGTTCAATCCATTTTATTGCTCAGATGGACAGCGAACCGCGATGCCTGCGAGAGATATTGTGAAACGGGCACGCTCGTTCGCGCCGAAGGCTCTCCGAGCCGCGGCCGTGATGCTCGCTTGCCTGGGCGCCAGCGGGCAGGGCGTTCCAAGCGGCGAACTCATTCCGGTCGATGCGGCGCTGATCCTTGCCGTCGATGTCTCGCAGTCTGTGGATGAAAACCGGTATCGTCTGCAAAGCGAAGGAATGGCCGAAGCGCTCGAAAGCAAAGCCATTGCGGATACGATTGCCTCCGGGCCTTACGGGCGCATCGCCGTTCAGTTCGTCGTCTGGGCTGACGGCGTCGAAACGACGATCCCTTGGCAGATCATCTCCAGCAGCGAGACCGCCGCGGCGTTCGCAGGCCGCATCCGCCAGCAGACGCAGCGCAAAGGCGAATATACGTGCATGGCGCGCATGATGCGCACCATCGAACAAGACATGCTCGACGATTTGCCATTCAAAGCGACGCGCACGATTTTGGATATTTCCGGCGACGGCATCGACAACTGCGCCGATCCGACAGCGATCGAGGACGCGCGCGATCGTCTGCTGCGGCGTGGCGTTACGATCAATGGTCTGCCGATCATCGTGCACGGAGAAAACGATGTGGTCGGCGCGGGCGCGTATCGCGCGCCGGGCTTCGGCTTGCGGCCGTTGGCGCGCGGACCTGGCATCGAAACGACGCTCGACCGCTGGTTTCAAGATCATGTCATCGGTGGGCAGGGCGCGTTCGTTCAGCCATCGCAGGGTTATGAGGAGATCAGCCGCGCGTTCCGGCAGAAATTCCTGAACGAGATCAGCAGCGTTGGTTTCGATCGTGACCGCTTCGCAATTGCTCCAAATCATCTCGCGGATTCCGCGCTATCGCGTCCGGCGAATTGATTTGATCGGCCCGTGCTCTGGCTCGCGAGGATGCTGATGCTGTCGCTGGCGCTCTGACACTGCAAGGAACTTAAGCAGGACGGTCACGTTCTTCATCGTCGATGGAGGACCGATAGATGGCGACCCCTAAAGAACTCGAAGCGCAGTTTTGGAAAGCCCTCAAGTCAGACATGACGATGATGGTCGGTCTTGTCGGCGAGGACGACAGTCACATGCGGCCGCTGACCGCGCAGACCGAGCGAGATCATGCAGACGGCTATCGCGGGCCGATCTGGTTTTTCTCATCGACGGAAACGACGCTGGTCCGCGAACTGAGCCGCTCGAATGCGGCCGTCGCGACGTTCGCATCGAAGGGGCATGACCTTTTCGCCACCGTTCACGGCCAATTGCGGGTCGACAACGATCGCCGCGTGATCGACGCGTTATGGAATAGCTTCATCGCGGCCTGGTATGAAGGCGGCAAGGACGATCCGAAACTGGCGCTGTTGCGACTTGACGCGGACAACGCTGAGATATGGCTCAATGCATCGAGCCTTCTAGCAGGTATCAAAATCCTTCTCGGGTCCGATCCGAAGGAGGACTACAAGGAAAACGTCGCCAAGGTGTCGCTCAAATGAGTGGGCGTGCTCCAGTTTGGAAGACGAAAAATCCGAAAGCGAAGTCCGGACAGTCGCGACGCCTCACATCGTCGCAAAAGGCTGCCGCGAAGCAACGTGCAGCGAAGGCCGGGCGGAAATATCCCAATCTCGTCGATAATATTCGCGCCGCCCGCTTGTCGGAGGCGAAGAAGGTGCCGCGAACATAAGTCATGCGGCTTCGGCGAGACATGCTCGCGCCAGATTGAGGTCGGCGACGAACTTCGCAAATTCGGTTTCTGCTTGAGCCTTATCTTGCAGCCTTAAAATATACGACGGGTGGATGGTGAGCACGGCAGGCACGGTGTCAAACTTCGTCAGGCCTCGCGATTCAGAAACCTTCACCGGGCGGCCCGCGAGCGCGAAGGCTGCACTGGCACCGAGTGCGACGACAAGCTTCGGCTGCACGATCTTCAGCTCTTCTTGCAGCCACCAGCGATAATGCTTGATCTCGCCATGCGTCGGCGTCTGGTGAATTCGGCGTTTGCCGCGCTGCTCGTATTTGAAATGCTTGACGGCATTGGTGATGTAGCATTCGGCGCGCGAGATTCCTGACGCTGCGAGCGCGCGGTCAAAAATTGCGCCCGCCGGACCGACGAACGGCCGGCCTTGAATGTCTTCCTGATCGCCCGGCTGCTCGCCGATGAACGCCAAATCCGGACGCAGCGGACCTTCGCCCAGGACCGCTCTGGTTCCGCCCGGAACGAATGCGTCGGAAGCGGTGATGATCTCGTTCAAGGCTTCTAGCGAAAGCGGAGGAGAGCCCGTCGAGCGAAGCAACGCGCGTTCCGGGGAGCGTTTTATCGATATCGAAGGCGGCGCCTCCAGCATGTCGTCGACCCGGCGAGCGGCCGCGCGGATCATGTCACCCATTGCCGATGCTTCGGGCAAGTTCTGCCAATAACGCTTCGGCATTTCTGCGCGCATAAGCTTGGTGTTCAGGCGCGCCGGGTTGAACGTGCTTCGATAATATTCGATCCATCCCTTCTCGAACTCATCCTCCGGCGCTTTCAAGTCGGACTTTGAAGCTGGGCCGCCAGCGGTCAGTTGGTGTCGGTTCCAATGCAGCGAGCCGAGCGGCGTCAAGATCGACCACGCGAAGCTTGGAAACCGGGAGACAAAAAACGATGAGGCTTCGTGCAGGATGAAAAACTGCGGCTCGAACCAGGCGACGAAACGTTCGCCATCGTCGCTCGGCGTGCTTTGAAAGCGCACAAACGCGTGCATTTTATGGATATCGCGCGCGATCGCTTTTCGCATCCTCTCGAGCCGATGGACGGTCGGATCGCATGCGACGTCCAGAAGATGCCGCTCGCCGTGTTTCACGCGCCAGATCAGATCGTAAAGCAATCCGTAGCGTTCGGGATCGGTGTGGCAAACGACGAGCTTCGCCAACGACACGACATCGGCTGGAAGCGAGATTCGCGTAGCCGAGTTTTCGGGCGCGACATTGAATCTTTCACGAGCGTCGCTGTTGCCCCACGCCACGTTTTCCGGCGTCGTGCCGTTTTCCAGAAGCGATCGGACAGCCTGCCGAAACCCCTCGAAATCCGCACCAGATTTCAATTGGATCTCGACCATCTCAGAACAACTCCAGCTGCTGAGAGGGTGCGATGCGGCTGCGCAGGTCGAGCCGGTCGAGAAGCGCTGTCGAATGGTGATCGGCCGCGATCAGAAACGGCAGCGCACGTTTGAATCCCGGCGACAGGCGGCGGATGTCTTCGGCTCGCAGACGATGATGCCGCCGCGAAGAGATAATCTGATCGACGGCACGTTTGCCCAATCCCGGGACGCGCAACAACATCTCGCGTGCGGCGGTGTTCACGTCGACGGGAAAGGCCTCGCGATGCTTCAGCGCCCAGGCGAACTTCGGGTCGATGCCGAGGTCGAGCATTCCGTCGTCAGAGGCGGATGCGAGATCCTCGATCGAGAACTCATAGTATCGCAACAGCCAATCGGCTTGATAAAGCCGGTGCTCCCGAACCAGCGGAGGCGCTTTGACGGGCAACGCCTTGCTCGCGTCGGGGATCGGGCTGAAGCCGGAATAATATACGCGCTTGAGCTTATATTTCTCGTACATGCGCGAGCTTGATCGGAGCACGTCGAGGTCCGATGCATCGTCCGCGCCGACGATGATTTGCGTGCTTTGGCCGGCGGGCGAAAAGCGGCGCTTCTCCTTCTTGGCTTCCGCGATGCGCTCTCCCGTCTGCCTCATCGCAAACTGGATCGTTTCGGCGTTTTTCTCAGGAGCCAGCTTGCGGAGGCTTGTCTCTCGCGAAAGTTCCAAATTGATGGACAGGCGATCGGCCCATAAGCCGGCCTGCTCGATCAACCAGGGGCTTGCTTCCGGAATCGTCTTCAAATGGATGTAGCCGGCAAAGCCGTGCTCGCGCCGCAGCTTCTTGGCGACGAGCATCATCTGTTCCATCGTGTAGTCGGCGGAGCGGATGATGCCGGAGGACAGGAAAAGTCCTTCGATATAATTGCGCTTATAAAATTCGGTCGTCAGCGTCACGACCTCGTCGACCGAGAAACGCGCGCGGCGGACGTTCGAGGAGCGTCGATTGATGCAGTAGGCGCAGTCGTACAGACAGTAGTTGGTGAGCAGGATTTTGAGTAGCGACACGCAGCGGCCGTCAGGCGTGTAGGAGTGACAGATCCCGGCTCCGGTGGTCGATCCAAGCCCACCTTGTTTCGCCTTGTGCTTCGGCCCGCCCGAGGACGCGCACGACGCGTCGTATTTGGCGGCGTCGGCTAAAATCGGAAGCTTTTCGAAGAGCGTCATAGCCATACATGTTCACTAAATGTTCTTTTGTCGAAGTGCAAGTGCAAAGGGGGCGAGGAGCGCAGAATGTGCGCCGATTATGGGCGGAAACCGAAAGCTCTGGCGGGTCTAGCGCAAGCTCTCAACGCCTGCGCCGCGCGTTCGACGGCTTAGCTTACGACTCTTCGCTATTCGAAGCTCTTCGCCGGCCTTCGATTGGAAATGTAGAGGATTGCGAGAAGCAGAACCAACGTCGTCAACGACGCGTAATCGCGGGGCAAGTTCAAACCGCCGGCCTCCGCCGGTTTGGTAAGGAAGTCGCCGAACGTCGCTCCAAAAGGACGTGTAAATACGAAGGCGATCCAAAATAGCAGAACATCGGACAGAGATTTTGAATAGTGCAGAGCGCCGACGATCAGAATAATCGCTGCCGTCACCGCCGCGCCCTGCAGGAACGAGAGACCGACATTGTCAGTGAGGAAATCTCCAAAGGCTGTGCCAAGGCTGTTTGAGAATAGCACCGCGAGCCAAAAGTAGATTTCGCTGTCCTTCCGGTACAGCGGATACACGGTCAGATCGCCAACGCGCATGTACCAGCATGCAAGCGTCAGAAGCAGACCGGCAACCAAAAGCGCGGAACCGAGCGCATAGCCCAATCCAAGGGAGCGATCCATAAAATCCGAAACTTCGGTTCCAGCCGTCGTCGTGGCGATAATCGCGAGCCAGAACAGCAGCGGATGAAAGGCCCGCGACTTGATCTGGGCCGCGAGAACGGCAATGAGGACGGCAAACGTAATCGCAAGTCCTACGTAATATCCAAGCTCCAGCGACATCGAGAGATAATCGCCGGCGGTCTCTCCGAGAGTCGTGGCAAGGATTTTCAGAATCCAGAATGCAAGCGTAATTTCAGCGACCTTCGATACGGTCGCCGGATGTACGCTCTCTTCCTCAGTCATGATTGCATGTCCTTCGTCGTTGGCAGTATGCGCCGCCGGGGAGATGTCGTAAAAATCTAATTGTCAAAGTCCGCACACACAGGAGCTGATACAGTGGAATTAAAATTCGGCTGGCTCGCATGGGCTCTTCTATCGGCGACCTTCGCGGCATTGACGGCGATTTTCGCAAAAATTGGCGTCGCCAACATCAACTCGGATCTCGCGACGTTCATCCGCACGGTGGTGGTTATGGTGGCATTGGGCGTCATTCTTCTTGCGCGCGGCCTTTTCCAACAAGTGAACGATATCTCGGCTCATACGTATCTGTTTCTCGCGCTCTCAGGCTTGGCCACGGGAGCCTCATGGCTCTGCTACTTCCGGGCTTTGCAGATCGGCGACGCTGCCCTCGTTGCACCGATTGATAAGCTTGGCGTCGTTCTGGTCGCGATATTCGGCGTCACGATTCTCGGAGAGTCTCTTTCGCTCATCAATTGGATCGGCATAGCAATGATGGCTTCCGGAGCCGTCCTCGTGGCATGGCGGTGAGGAATCCCAGATGAGGCGATTCACATTCAGCCTCCCGCTTTCGACAGAGCTTGGATTACATTTTCGAGCCGTTGGCTGGCCCAGCGGTTTTTCGGATCGAGCTTAAGCGCATCTTCAAGATCAAGCTTGGCGTGATGCCATTCACCCAAATCCGCAAATGCAACGCCACGATTGTAATAAGCATCTGAGCGGCTAAGCGTTCGGCTGTTCGCTACAGCAATGAAACGCGAACACGCCGCAAGTGCCTCGACCGGCCCAAGCTCCGACCCGAGGCAAGTTTGCCGATCTATCCCCTCGCTGTCGGAAGAG includes these proteins:
- a CDS encoding PQQ-dependent methanol/ethanol family dehydrogenase, whose amino-acid sequence is MKTWRWLATTSAFALSLGISTVARADVSIEDIVNDAKTTQDVVTSGLGGQGQRYSPLNQINKDNVSNLVPAWAMSLGGEKMRGQESQPLVKDGVMYVTGSYSRIWAIDIKTGHEIWEYNARLPEGILPCCDVVNRGAALIGDKVIFGTLDAKLVALNQKTGKVVWTKEIDDFKGGYSYTAPPLIVPSKAFGPLVVTGVSGGEFGIVGRIDARKADNGELVWTRPTIEGHMGTLNGAESTMTGNKNETWKGDLWKTGGGATWLGGTYDSETNTIFIGSGNPAPWNSHMRPGDNRWSCSRLAIDPETGNIKWGFQTTPNDGWDFDGVNEVVSFDLDGTKAVATADRNGFFYVLNRENGKFIRGFPFVEKITWASGLDENGRPKFVADNRPGDPKDAKDGKQGKSVFAVPSFLGGKNQQPMAYSPDTKLFYVPANEWGMDIHNEPVTYKKGAAYLGAGFTIKRIFEDHIGSLKAVDPASGKIVWQINNNAPLWGGVLTTGGGLVVYGTPEGDLKIVDDKTGKELWHFNTGSGIVAPPITWEQDGEQMISVISGWGGAVPLWGGEVAKTIQHLNQGGMVWTFKLPKKTASN
- a CDS encoding membrane protein, yielding MTEEESVHPATVSKVAEITLAFWILKILATTLGETAGDYLSMSLELGYYVGLAITFAVLIAVLAAQIKSRAFHPLLFWLAIIATTTAGTEVSDFMDRSLGLGYALGSALLVAGLLLTLACWYMRVGDLTVYPLYRKDSEIYFWLAVLFSNSLGTAFGDFLTDNVGLSFLQGAAVTAAIILIVGALHYSKSLSDVLLFWIAFVFTRPFGATFGDFLTKPAEAGGLNLPRDYASLTTLVLLLAILYISNRRPAKSFE
- the pedF gene encoding cytochrome c-550 PedF, whose amino-acid sequence is MPLSRIAMAAAIVLAGATLADKTAFAHGDVTPQPIDASELKQLGKEWLSENPYRGDPKAIAIGASGYNQNCARCHGLEAISGGIAPDLRYLELGKTGDEWFLERIRHGKKNSEGTTIMPAFEGVFSQEAMWAIRAFLESKHEE
- a CDS encoding quinoprotein dehydrogenase-associated SoxYZ-like carrier, with the protein product MRTSSRHIIRLASLMLLTASPARAEPPKDVFNSPMWETLSERYFGQDKVVFDDRVKVGVPPIVENQAQVPVTADARMLDGVKKLIVFADLNPIQLALELEPIQAKAFVAFRMKIEQATPVRAAALTEDGVWHVGGMFLDAAGGGCTAPPKANGGVSWYDTLGETQGRLWQEKDGSVRARFRISHPMDTGLGQDNTPAYYIEKVEAKGTAGVTLARLSMYEPVSQNPTITLVVDLGRDGKGVDIDSRDNNGKIYRASLLAPWRQSQSDQREGALNAP
- a CDS encoding UdgX family uracil-DNA binding protein (This protein belongs to the uracil DNA glycosylase superfamily, members of which act in excision repair of DNA. However, it belongs more specifically to UdgX branch, whose founding member was found to bind uracil in DNA (where it does not belong), without cleaving it, appears to promote DNA repair by a pathway involving RecA, rather than base excision.), which codes for MVEIQLKSGADFEGFRQAVRSLLENGTTPENVAWGNSDARERFNVAPENSATRISLPADVVSLAKLVVCHTDPERYGLLYDLIWRVKHGERHLLDVACDPTVHRLERMRKAIARDIHKMHAFVRFQSTPSDDGERFVAWFEPQFFILHEASSFFVSRFPSFAWSILTPLGSLHWNRHQLTAGGPASKSDLKAPEDEFEKGWIEYYRSTFNPARLNTKLMRAEMPKRYWQNLPEASAMGDMIRAAARRVDDMLEAPPSISIKRSPERALLRSTGSPPLSLEALNEIITASDAFVPGGTRAVLGEGPLRPDLAFIGEQPGDQEDIQGRPFVGPAGAIFDRALAASGISRAECYITNAVKHFKYEQRGKRRIHQTPTHGEIKHYRWWLQEELKIVQPKLVVALGASAAFALAGRPVKVSESRGLTKFDTVPAVLTIHPSYILRLQDKAQAETEFAKFVADLNLARACLAEAA
- a CDS encoding DUF1194 domain-containing protein, coding for MKRARSFAPKALRAAAVMLACLGASGQGVPSGELIPVDAALILAVDVSQSVDENRYRLQSEGMAEALESKAIADTIASGPYGRIAVQFVVWADGVETTIPWQIISSSETAAAFAGRIRQQTQRKGEYTCMARMMRTIEQDMLDDLPFKATRTILDISGDGIDNCADPTAIEDARDRLLRRGVTINGLPIIVHGENDVVGAGAYRAPGFGLRPLARGPGIETTLDRWFQDHVIGGQGAFVQPSQGYEEISRAFRQKFLNEISSVGFDRDRFAIAPNHLADSALSRPAN
- a CDS encoding pyridoxamine 5'-phosphate oxidase family protein, with translation MATPKELEAQFWKALKSDMTMMVGLVGEDDSHMRPLTAQTERDHADGYRGPIWFFSSTETTLVRELSRSNAAVATFASKGHDLFATVHGQLRVDNDRRVIDALWNSFIAAWYEGGKDDPKLALLRLDADNAEIWLNASSLLAGIKILLGSDPKEDYKENVAKVSLK
- a CDS encoding quinoprotein relay system zinc metallohydrolase 1, whose translation is MKPLLTRRQSLLLGGSALSLFCCCPPGRAEPHRYELTPKKLTDGVWVTRGSDEAINERNGGAIANVAILDSSEGAILIDTGPSRRFGEALMTLAKELTGKPIARVYLTHFHPDHMFGNQAFDPAKLAATKGTIDGMKEYGNAFSDSMYRAAGDWMRGTELVLPQAVVEGAPEDIGNRRLRPLLMRGHTPSDLALFDEKTGILFAGDLVFLDRAPTTPHADIERWRMSLANLSAIPSAMIVPGHGPVESSVRGVEQTSRWLETISHMIGDAFERGLDISEAITLPLPDWTKSIALARYEYERSVMHLYPQFEAARWPRIDERG
- a CDS encoding EamA family transporter gives rise to the protein MELKFGWLAWALLSATFAALTAIFAKIGVANINSDLATFIRTVVVMVALGVILLARGLFQQVNDISAHTYLFLALSGLATGASWLCYFRALQIGDAALVAPIDKLGVVLVAIFGVTILGESLSLINWIGIAMMASGAVLVAWR
- a CDS encoding substrate-binding periplasmic protein, with the protein product MLTGGAAARPLDEVVGSGILRVIAYLDNAPFSWDDNGTPRGIDVDIAGAVAGELGVKPEVVLRMPGEKGDDDLRVNVWKGPLTGGGVGDLMMHVPIDREFAARNPEAVLGNPYFQERIALAIDSDRTGSDPSFDIFKKIKIGVQLGTVSDYFLMRYDDGALIDNIVHHVRAEDGAKEFKSKDIAALMGQRARIEALLHDIGVKPRIAEPKMDGIVRDQWVVGMAWKENSRDLGYAVQAALDKLKANGKLAEIFRSYGVTYIEPPIDDGVSNQQN
- a CDS encoding putative DNA modification/repair radical SAM protein, whose amino-acid sequence is MAMTLFEKLPILADAAKYDASCASSGGPKHKAKQGGLGSTTGAGICHSYTPDGRCVSLLKILLTNYCLYDCAYCINRRSSNVRRARFSVDEVVTLTTEFYKRNYIEGLFLSSGIIRSADYTMEQMMLVAKKLRREHGFAGYIHLKTIPEASPWLIEQAGLWADRLSINLELSRETSLRKLAPEKNAETIQFAMRQTGERIAEAKKEKRRFSPAGQSTQIIVGADDASDLDVLRSSSRMYEKYKLKRVYYSGFSPIPDASKALPVKAPPLVREHRLYQADWLLRYYEFSIEDLASASDDGMLDLGIDPKFAWALKHREAFPVDVNTAAREMLLRVPGLGKRAVDQIISSRRHHRLRAEDIRRLSPGFKRALPFLIAADHHSTALLDRLDLRSRIAPSQQLELF